The following are encoded in a window of Flavobacterium cupriresistens genomic DNA:
- a CDS encoding UDP-N-acetylmuramoyl-L-alanyl-D-glutamate--2,6-diaminopimelate ligase has translation MKILKDILYKVAIESVTGSTEIAIHKIEFDSRKIEQNDVFVAIRGSLSNGHDFIEKAIELGAIAIICDELPEQLQKGITYIKVADTNTALAFMAANYFGDPSEKLKLVGVTGTNGKTTIASLLFQLFEKAGFKVGLLSTVKIMVDQTEYKATHTTPDSITINHYLNEMAEAGVTHCFMEVSSHGIHQKRTEALHFVGGIFTNLSHDHLDYHPTFAEYRDVKKSFFDSLPKSAFALSNIDDKNGAVMLQNTVARKLTYALKSYADFKAQILESQLSGLLLKVNDNEVWVKLIGTFNAYNVLAIYGTAVELGMDSLEALRLLSDLESVSGRFQYIVSETNITAVVDYAHTPDALENVLKTIDDIRTKNEQLITVVGCGGNRDKTKRPIMAKIAADLSDKAILTSDNPRNEDPEVILDEMEQGVDGHNYKKILRITDRKQAIKTACQLAQPNDIILIAGKGHETYQEINGVRHHFDDMETVKEILGQLNK, from the coding sequence GTGAAAATACTGAAAGACATATTATATAAAGTAGCGATCGAGTCCGTAACAGGTTCGACCGAAATTGCTATACATAAAATTGAGTTTGATTCCAGAAAAATAGAACAAAACGATGTTTTTGTAGCGATTCGCGGATCGTTGTCTAATGGGCATGACTTTATTGAAAAAGCGATTGAATTAGGTGCTATTGCAATTATTTGTGACGAATTACCGGAGCAACTTCAAAAAGGAATTACCTATATAAAAGTAGCTGACACTAATACTGCGTTGGCTTTTATGGCGGCTAATTATTTCGGAGATCCTTCTGAGAAGTTAAAATTAGTAGGGGTAACCGGTACAAATGGAAAAACAACGATTGCTTCCTTATTGTTTCAATTGTTTGAAAAAGCAGGTTTTAAAGTAGGTCTATTGTCAACTGTAAAAATCATGGTTGATCAAACAGAATATAAAGCAACACATACCACTCCGGATTCTATTACCATTAATCATTATTTGAATGAAATGGCAGAAGCAGGAGTGACACATTGTTTTATGGAAGTGAGTTCACATGGGATTCATCAAAAACGAACAGAAGCATTGCATTTTGTGGGCGGGATTTTTACCAATTTGTCACACGATCATTTAGATTATCATCCGACTTTCGCAGAATACAGAGATGTGAAAAAATCGTTTTTTGATTCGTTGCCAAAATCAGCTTTCGCATTGTCTAACATTGACGATAAAAACGGAGCTGTAATGTTGCAAAATACAGTGGCGAGAAAGTTGACTTATGCCTTGAAGTCTTATGCTGATTTTAAAGCACAGATTTTAGAAAGTCAATTGTCCGGTTTGCTGTTAAAAGTAAACGACAATGAAGTTTGGGTAAAGCTAATCGGAACTTTTAATGCCTACAATGTTTTAGCGATTTACGGAACGGCTGTTGAATTGGGTATGGATAGCCTTGAGGCGTTACGCTTACTGTCTGATTTAGAGAGTGTTTCGGGTCGTTTTCAGTACATCGTTTCTGAAACGAATATTACGGCAGTGGTAGATTACGCACATACGCCGGATGCTTTGGAAAATGTTTTAAAAACGATTGATGATATCCGTACTAAAAACGAACAGCTAATAACAGTTGTGGGTTGTGGCGGAAACAGAGACAAAACAAAGAGACCTATTATGGCTAAAATTGCTGCAGATCTTAGTGACAAAGCAATTTTAACATCAGATAATCCAAGAAATGAAGATCCGGAAGTGATTTTGGATGAAATGGAACAAGGAGTTGACGGTCATAATTATAAAAAAATATTAAGGATTACAGATCGTAAGCAAGCTATTAAAACCGCTTGTCAATTGGCACAGCCAAACGATATTATTCTGATTGCAGGAAAAGGGCATGAAACCTATCAGGAGATAAATGGGGTACGTCATCATTTTGACGATATGGAAACTGTAAAAGAAATTTTGGGTCAACTAAACAAATAA
- the mraY gene encoding phospho-N-acetylmuramoyl-pentapeptide-transferase, with protein sequence MLYYLFEYLDKTLDIPGTGVFQYITFRSALALMLSLLLSTIYGKRIINFLRNQQVGETVRELGLAGQNEKAGTPTMGGLIIIFATLVPVLLFARLHNIYIVLLIVTTLWMGTIGFVDDYIKIFKKDKQGLKGIFKVIGQVGLGVIVGAVLYFNPAVTVRTDTGRTDIYKTAGTTVVLPTPVEEKSTATTIPFVKNNEFDYAELLAWTGEGYEKWAWLIFIPVVIFIITAVSNGANLTDGIDGLAAGTSAISVLALGIFTFVSGNIIFSNYLNIMYIPNSGEMTVFISAFVGALIGFLWYNSYPASVFMGDTGSLTIGGIIAVLAIAVRKELLIPLLCGIFLVENFSVVLQVSYFKFTKKRFGEGRRIFLMSPLHHHYQKKGYHESKIVTRFWIVAIMLAILSIVTLKLR encoded by the coding sequence ATGTTATACTATTTATTTGAATATTTAGACAAAACGTTAGATATACCGGGAACGGGAGTTTTTCAGTACATCACTTTCAGATCGGCTTTGGCATTGATGCTTTCATTGCTTTTGTCGACGATTTACGGAAAAAGAATTATTAACTTTTTACGCAATCAGCAAGTGGGAGAAACCGTTCGTGAGTTAGGTCTTGCAGGTCAGAATGAAAAAGCGGGAACTCCGACAATGGGGGGACTTATTATCATTTTTGCAACACTTGTTCCGGTTTTGTTATTTGCACGTTTGCATAATATTTACATCGTATTGCTTATTGTAACAACTCTTTGGATGGGGACAATTGGTTTTGTGGATGATTATATCAAAATATTCAAAAAAGACAAACAAGGTCTTAAAGGAATTTTTAAAGTTATTGGTCAGGTAGGTTTAGGAGTTATTGTAGGAGCGGTTTTGTATTTCAATCCTGCCGTAACAGTACGCACGGATACCGGAAGAACGGACATTTACAAGACTGCAGGTACGACAGTAGTTTTACCAACACCGGTAGAAGAAAAATCAACGGCAACCACCATTCCTTTCGTTAAAAATAATGAGTTTGATTATGCAGAACTTTTAGCGTGGACAGGGGAAGGATATGAAAAATGGGCTTGGTTGATTTTTATTCCGGTAGTTATTTTTATTATCACAGCCGTTTCCAATGGTGCGAATCTGACGGATGGAATAGATGGGCTCGCCGCGGGAACGTCAGCGATTTCGGTGCTCGCTCTCGGAATATTTACGTTTGTTTCGGGAAATATAATTTTTTCAAATTATCTCAATATAATGTATATCCCCAATTCGGGAGAAATGACGGTTTTTATTTCTGCTTTTGTAGGAGCGTTGATCGGATTTCTTTGGTACAATTCGTACCCCGCCTCTGTTTTTATGGGAGATACAGGAAGTTTAACGATTGGTGGAATCATTGCTGTTTTGGCCATCGCAGTTCGCAAAGAATTACTGATTCCTTTATTGTGCGGAATCTTTTTGGTAGAGAATTTCTCAGTGGTTTTACAAGTGAGTTATTTTAAGTTTACCAAAAAGCGTTTCGGTGAAGGTCGCAGGATTTTCCTGATGTCGCCTTTACATCATCACTATCAGAAGAAAGGATATCATGAAAGTAAAATTGTAACCCGATTCTGGATTGTTGCCATCATGTTAGCCATATTATCAATCGTTACTTTAAAACTAAGATAG
- the nadE gene encoding NAD(+) synthase: MTKKSTIQTEKVNTYIVEWLKDYANKAKVNGFVIGISGGVDSAVTSTLCAQTGLKVLCVEMPIHQAESQVSRGREHIEQLKKRFPNVSNTQTDLTAAFEAFKSAVPQTEDEAKVNLSLANTRARLRMSSLYYLAGIYGLLVAGTGNKVEDFGVGFYTKYGDGGVDLSPIADLMKSDIYALGAFLAIPESILTAAPTDGLFGDNRTDEDQLGASYDELEWAMLAVESGNTVADFTGREKTVFEIYKRLNTSNKHKMDPIPVCLVPKTLK; encoded by the coding sequence ATGACTAAAAAAAGCACTATTCAGACAGAAAAAGTAAATACTTATATCGTAGAGTGGCTAAAAGATTACGCTAATAAAGCAAAAGTAAACGGATTTGTAATTGGAATTTCGGGCGGAGTGGATTCTGCGGTTACTTCTACCTTATGCGCTCAGACAGGTTTAAAAGTTTTATGTGTTGAAATGCCGATTCATCAGGCAGAAAGTCAGGTTTCAAGAGGAAGAGAACATATTGAACAATTAAAGAAACGTTTCCCAAACGTTTCGAACACCCAAACCGATTTGACTGCAGCTTTTGAAGCTTTTAAAAGTGCTGTACCCCAAACAGAGGACGAAGCCAAGGTAAACTTATCATTGGCCAATACACGTGCTCGTTTGCGCATGTCTTCTTTATATTATTTAGCAGGAATTTACGGCCTTTTAGTTGCCGGAACCGGAAACAAAGTTGAGGACTTTGGTGTAGGATTTTATACCAAATATGGCGACGGCGGAGTCGATTTAAGCCCGATTGCCGACCTAATGAAGTCTGATATTTACGCTCTTGGAGCATTTTTAGCAATTCCGGAGTCAATTTTAACAGCTGCGCCAACAGATGGGTTATTTGGCGACAACAGAACAGATGAAGACCAATTAGGAGCCAGTTATGACGAACTCGAATGGGCCATGTTAGCCGTCGAGTCAGGAAATACGGTAGCTGACTTCACAGGCAGGGAAAAAACCGTGTTTGAAATTTATAAACGTTTAAACACCAGCAACAAGCATAAAATGGATCCAATTCCGGTTTGTTTAGTGCCAAAAACGTTAAAATAA
- the gldC gene encoding gliding motility protein GldC, whose protein sequence is MSDTINSEIRFNIELDENRVPEKLTWSAQDGGVQAEEAKAIMLSIWDSKAKETMRIDLWTKDMPVDEMKIFFHQTLVAMSDTFKRATDDEKMADTMKDFCDYFAEKLNLTK, encoded by the coding sequence ATGTCAGATACAATAAACTCAGAAATTAGATTCAATATAGAATTAGACGAAAACCGTGTTCCGGAAAAATTAACCTGGAGCGCTCAGGACGGTGGAGTACAGGCTGAAGAGGCCAAAGCAATTATGTTGTCAATCTGGGATAGTAAAGCCAAAGAGACCATGCGAATTGATTTATGGACCAAAGATATGCCTGTAGATGAAATGAAAATTTTCTTTCATCAGACTTTGGTCGCGATGTCAGACACCTTTAAACGTGCTACGGACGACGAAAAAATGGCAGATACAATGAAAGATTTCTGTGATTATTTCGCAGAAAAACTAAACCTGACGAAGTAA
- the yihA gene encoding ribosome biogenesis GTP-binding protein YihA/YsxC yields the protein MKINTAEFIVSNSDVTKCPQDFLPEYAFIGRSNVGKSSLINMITNHKNLAKTSGRPGKTQLINHFKINNNWFLVDLPGYGYAKVSKKTKSVFQQFITDYFETREQLVCAFVLIDIRHEAQKIDIEFMSYMGESEIPFCIIFTKADKISKVKIDSHVAAYKKQMFANNWAEMPQYFVTSSTESIGKEELLSYIDEVNQEVFKNNSGF from the coding sequence ATGAAAATTAATACCGCCGAATTTATTGTCAGTAATTCTGATGTTACAAAATGTCCTCAGGATTTTTTGCCGGAATACGCTTTTATCGGCAGATCAAACGTTGGTAAATCATCCTTGATTAACATGATTACCAATCATAAAAACTTAGCCAAGACATCCGGAAGACCTGGAAAAACACAATTAATTAATCACTTTAAGATTAATAACAATTGGTTCCTTGTCGATTTACCAGGTTATGGTTACGCTAAAGTATCTAAGAAAACGAAATCGGTTTTTCAGCAATTTATTACGGATTACTTTGAAACAAGAGAACAATTGGTTTGTGCCTTTGTTTTGATTGATATTCGTCACGAAGCTCAAAAAATTGATATTGAGTTTATGTCGTATATGGGTGAAAGCGAAATTCCGTTTTGCATCATCTTCACCAAGGCCGACAAAATCAGTAAAGTAAAAATTGACTCTCACGTTGCTGCTTACAAAAAACAAATGTTCGCCAACAACTGGGCCGAAATGCCACAATATTTCGTAACCTCCTCTACAGAATCGATCGGAAAAGAAGAACTCTTATCTTACATAGACGAAGTAAATCAGGAAGTATTCAAAAACAACTCGGGTTTTTAA
- the rsmH gene encoding 16S rRNA (cytosine(1402)-N(4))-methyltransferase RsmH, translating to MTTTMEYHNPVLLHPTVDGLNIKPDGIYVDVTFGGGGHSKEILKRLGPNGKLFAFDQDEDALANALPDERFTLINENFRFIKRFLRFHGVKGVDGILADLGVSSHQFDVAERGFSTRFDAELDMRMSQKNDLNAYRVVNEYDEQDLRRVFYDYGELKNAPAIARTILEAREIEPIKNTEQLKFVLGRFLPAHKSHKILAQMYQAIRIEVNQEMDVLKEFIEQSLEILNPGGRFSVISYHSLEDRLVKRFIKNGMFEGEPERDFYGNFSVPFKTIGKLIVPDDAEIKINNRARSAKLRIAEKV from the coding sequence ATGACGACGACAATGGAATATCATAATCCGGTTTTGCTTCATCCAACAGTTGATGGTTTAAATATTAAACCTGATGGCATTTATGTGGATGTTACGTTTGGTGGCGGTGGTCATTCAAAAGAAATTTTGAAAAGACTCGGGCCGAACGGAAAATTATTTGCTTTCGATCAGGATGAAGATGCGCTTGCAAATGCATTGCCGGACGAAAGGTTTACCTTAATTAATGAGAACTTTAGATTTATAAAAAGGTTTTTGCGTTTTCATGGTGTTAAAGGAGTAGATGGAATTTTGGCCGATTTAGGAGTTTCGTCCCATCAGTTTGATGTTGCGGAAAGAGGTTTCTCAACTCGTTTTGATGCTGAACTGGATATGAGAATGAGTCAGAAGAATGACTTGAATGCTTATCGAGTGGTAAACGAATATGATGAACAGGACTTGCGTCGTGTTTTTTATGATTACGGTGAATTGAAAAATGCACCCGCAATTGCAAGAACTATTCTTGAAGCAAGAGAAATAGAGCCGATTAAAAATACAGAACAATTGAAATTTGTTTTAGGCAGATTTCTACCGGCACATAAGAGTCATAAGATTTTGGCACAAATGTATCAGGCGATTCGTATTGAGGTCAACCAGGAAATGGATGTTTTGAAAGAGTTTATCGAGCAATCGTTAGAAATTTTAAATCCGGGTGGAAGATTCTCAGTAATATCGTATCACTCCTTAGAAGACAGATTGGTAAAAAGATTTATCAAAAACGGAATGTTTGAGGGAGAACCGGAACGTGATTTTTACGGAAATTTTTCTGTTCCGTTTAAAACAATCGGCAAATTGATTGTTCCTGATGATGCTGAAATTAAAATAAATAACAGAGCAAGAAGCGCAAAATTAAGAATTGCTGAAAAGGTATAA
- a CDS encoding penicillin-binding protein, with product MAVDDKHISYRIYLVAVFIFLMAIAIVVKLTNIQWVEGDYYRKLAKQRTVRNFVIPANKGNIYSADGSLLATSVPNYEIRFDAKTPKTETFEKYVKALSDSLVTVLGKSGSYFEKELRKARTNKNRYYLVARNLSYTEYVKIKGFPLFNLGAFKGGIIIEQETVRKHPIGKIAERTIGYDRIDPATGIEVGKGIEWAFKSYLNGKDGKILKQKIAKGQWKPIRDVNEVDPQDGFDVISTIDVFIQDIAHHALLKQLETYEADHGCVVVMETETGHVKAISNLGRGEDGSYYETTNYAIAESHEPGSTFKLVDLMAILEDKVADTSTVYDTHGGEIRYYGRAVRDSHRGGYGKISLARGFEVSSNTVMVQAVYDNYKNNPSKFVDHIKNFGLHKTLGLHFKGEGRAIIPHPGDKNWSGVSLPWMAFGYSVSVTPMQTLTFYNSVANNGVMVKPQFVSEIKEWNKTIKKFDVEVINPKVCSEETVKKLKAVMLNVVKRGTGAKLYSKDFSMAGKTGTVQVNYGKAGKEGMYYASSFVGYFPADHPKYSCIVVVHKPNTAKNNYYGADVAGPVFKRIAQKIFTDAPSTNKIKKLDSRIPKQDNSYNEYYAKAEKKVKQIPDLKGMPGMDAIALLENLGLKVKVNGVGKVKKQSLQAGQNISKNETIVLELS from the coding sequence ATGGCAGTAGACGATAAACATATATCCTACAGAATTTACCTCGTAGCAGTTTTCATCTTTTTGATGGCGATTGCTATTGTCGTTAAATTAACCAATATTCAATGGGTTGAGGGAGATTATTACAGAAAGTTAGCAAAGCAGCGTACCGTTAGGAATTTTGTAATTCCGGCCAATAAAGGAAATATTTATTCGGCAGACGGAAGTTTGCTGGCGACCTCAGTTCCTAATTACGAGATTAGATTTGATGCCAAAACACCAAAGACAGAAACTTTTGAAAAGTATGTAAAAGCATTATCAGATTCATTAGTAACCGTTTTAGGGAAATCCGGCAGCTATTTTGAAAAAGAATTAAGAAAAGCGAGAACCAATAAAAACCGTTATTATTTGGTTGCCCGAAATTTGAGTTATACCGAATATGTAAAAATAAAAGGTTTTCCATTATTCAATTTAGGAGCTTTCAAAGGAGGGATTATTATTGAGCAGGAAACTGTGAGAAAACATCCAATCGGGAAAATTGCAGAAAGAACAATTGGTTACGACAGAATAGATCCGGCAACTGGAATAGAAGTGGGTAAAGGAATTGAGTGGGCCTTTAAAAGTTACCTGAACGGAAAAGACGGTAAAATTTTAAAACAAAAAATTGCAAAAGGACAGTGGAAACCTATTCGTGATGTCAACGAAGTGGATCCTCAGGACGGTTTTGATGTAATCTCGACAATTGATGTTTTTATTCAGGATATCGCGCACCATGCTTTGTTGAAACAGTTAGAGACTTATGAAGCAGATCACGGTTGTGTTGTGGTTATGGAAACTGAAACGGGGCATGTAAAAGCAATTTCCAATTTAGGAAGAGGAGAAGATGGATCGTATTATGAAACGACCAATTATGCTATAGCAGAGTCTCATGAGCCGGGTTCTACTTTTAAACTGGTCGATTTAATGGCGATTTTAGAAGATAAAGTAGCCGATACAAGTACGGTTTACGATACTCATGGCGGAGAAATCAGATATTACGGTCGTGCCGTTCGTGATTCTCATAGAGGAGGTTACGGGAAAATTTCGCTGGCCAGAGGATTTGAGGTTTCATCCAACACGGTAATGGTTCAGGCAGTTTATGACAATTACAAAAACAATCCGTCGAAATTTGTGGATCATATTAAAAATTTCGGATTGCATAAAACATTAGGATTGCATTTTAAAGGAGAAGGAAGAGCAATTATTCCGCATCCCGGAGACAAAAATTGGTCAGGAGTTTCACTTCCGTGGATGGCTTTTGGATATAGTGTTTCGGTTACGCCTATGCAAACTTTGACATTTTACAATTCAGTAGCGAATAATGGTGTAATGGTAAAACCACAGTTTGTTTCCGAAATTAAAGAATGGAACAAAACGATCAAAAAATTTGATGTTGAAGTTATAAATCCAAAAGTATGCTCTGAGGAAACGGTTAAGAAGCTAAAAGCAGTAATGCTTAATGTGGTAAAAAGGGGAACAGGAGCTAAGTTGTACTCCAAAGATTTTTCGATGGCTGGTAAAACAGGAACGGTTCAGGTCAATTATGGTAAAGCAGGAAAAGAGGGAATGTATTATGCGTCTTCTTTTGTGGGTTATTTTCCGGCTGATCACCCTAAATATTCTTGTATAGTGGTCGTTCATAAACCCAATACAGCAAAAAATAATTATTACGGAGCAGATGTAGCAGGGCCGGTTTTTAAACGAATCGCCCAAAAAATATTTACAGATGCCCCTTCAACAAATAAAATCAAAAAACTGGATTCCAGAATTCCAAAACAGGATAACAGTTATAATGAGTATTACGCAAAAGCAGAGAAGAAAGTAAAACAGATTCCTGATTTAAAAGGAATGCCGGGAATGGATGCCATTGCCTTGTTAGAAAACCTGGGTTTGAAAGTAAAGGTTAATGGAGTAGGGAAAGTAAAAAAACAGTCTTTGCAGGCTGGACAAAATATTAGTAAAAACGAAACAATAGTATTAGAATTATCGTGA
- a CDS encoding division/cell wall cluster transcriptional repressor MraZ: MNTIVGTYECKVDAKGRLMMPAPLKKQLASSLQDGFVLKRSVFQPCLELYPMEEWNLMMQKINKLNRFVKKNNDFIRRFTAGVKVVEIDALGRLLVPKDLVAFSSISKDVVFSSAVNIVEIWDKDLYEKSISGEDMDFADLAEEVMGNINDDDNGIS; encoded by the coding sequence TTGAACACAATCGTAGGAACATATGAGTGTAAAGTCGATGCTAAAGGGAGGCTAATGATGCCTGCACCTTTGAAAAAGCAGTTGGCTTCTTCCCTTCAGGACGGGTTTGTCTTGAAGCGCTCTGTTTTTCAACCGTGTTTAGAGTTGTATCCGATGGAAGAGTGGAACTTGATGATGCAAAAAATCAACAAGTTGAATCGTTTCGTAAAAAAGAACAATGATTTCATCAGAAGATTTACTGCAGGAGTTAAAGTGGTAGAAATTGACGCATTGGGGAGGTTACTGGTTCCAAAAGATTTGGTAGCTTTTTCAAGTATTTCTAAAGATGTTGTATTCTCATCGGCGGTTAATATAGTGGAGATTTGGGACAAGGATTTATACGAAAAATCAATAAGCGGCGAAGATATGGATTTTGCAGATCTGGCCGAAGAAGTAATGGGTAATATTAATGACGACGACAATGGAATATCATAA
- a CDS encoding four helix bundle protein: MINLYKHLTAVKKEFVLSKQILRCGTSIGANVEESIGGRSDKEFLFKLEISYKEARETIYWLKLLKATDYISVNEFESIYAEADEICRILAKIIITLKGK, translated from the coding sequence ATTATCAACTTGTACAAGCATCTGACTGCAGTAAAAAAGGAATTTGTTTTAAGTAAACAAATTTTAAGATGTGGCACTTCGATTGGAGCAAATGTTGAAGAATCAATTGGAGGACGTTCAGATAAAGAGTTTCTGTTTAAGCTTGAAATTTCATATAAAGAAGCAAGAGAAACAATTTATTGGTTAAAATTATTAAAAGCAACAGATTATATCTCTGTAAATGAATTTGAGAGTATTTATGCTGAAGCGGATGAAATTTGTAGAATACTGGCGAAAATTATAATAACCTTAAAAGGAAAATAG
- a CDS encoding alpha/beta fold hydrolase, protein MDKNYKKEGKYSYYEAGEGTPIVILHGLMGGLSNFDAVAQYFPTKGYKVVIPDLPIYTQSILKTNVKSFAKYVKDFITFKGFEEVILLGNSLGGHIALYHTKLYPEKVKGLVITGSSGLYESAMGDSYPKRGDYEYIKKKAEDVFYDPKIATPELIDEVYATVNDRIKLIKTLTIAKSAIRHNMAKDLPKMTTETCIIWGKNDAVTPPNVAEEFDKLLPNSTLYWIDKCGHAAMMEHPQEFNTLLEDWLVKKNL, encoded by the coding sequence ATGGACAAAAACTACAAAAAAGAAGGCAAGTACAGCTATTATGAAGCTGGAGAAGGAACTCCTATCGTTATTTTACATGGTTTAATGGGGGGCCTAAGTAACTTTGATGCTGTAGCGCAATATTTTCCAACAAAAGGATACAAAGTTGTTATCCCTGATTTGCCAATATACACGCAGAGTATTTTAAAAACCAACGTAAAGAGCTTTGCGAAATACGTAAAAGACTTTATCACTTTTAAGGGTTTTGAAGAAGTTATCCTGTTAGGTAATTCACTTGGAGGACATATCGCTCTTTACCACACCAAATTATATCCTGAAAAGGTTAAAGGACTTGTAATCACCGGAAGCTCTGGGCTTTATGAAAGTGCCATGGGTGACAGTTACCCAAAAAGAGGTGACTACGAATACATCAAAAAGAAAGCTGAAGATGTATTTTACGATCCAAAAATAGCTACTCCGGAATTAATTGATGAAGTGTATGCTACGGTAAACGACCGCATCAAATTGATCAAAACACTTACCATTGCCAAAAGCGCCATTCGTCATAACATGGCAAAAGATTTACCAAAAATGACTACGGAAACCTGTATCATCTGGGGTAAAAACGATGCTGTAACCCCTCCAAATGTGGCCGAAGAATTTGACAAATTATTGCCTAATTCAACCTTGTATTGGATAGACAAATGTGGACATGCAGCTATGATGGAACATCCTCAGGAATTCAACACGCTTCTTGAAGATTGGCTTGTGAAAAAGAATTTATAG
- the gldB gene encoding gliding motility lipoprotein GldB encodes MKIYRFVLLLCLFFLSCDQKSKVEKEVEEIPVDIKVERFDKVFFETKPEDLAKIKRQYPFFFPPGNDDAVWLKKMQDPIWREVYTEVEKKYSNFEPVREEFNGLFQHIKYYFPEVKTPKVITVIAEMDYTAKAIYADSLVIVSLELYLGKEHKFYEFPNYLKQNFEERQIMPDVVSSFAFRKIPSSPDHSLLSQMIFEGKQLYAKELLLPSYTDAERMGYTPEQIKWCEENESYMWRYFIENEMLYSDDPKLNTRFIAPAPFSKFFLEIDNDSPGRVGAWIGWQMVRSYMKNNKVTLPELLKTNAKEIFEKSKYKPKK; translated from the coding sequence ATGAAAATTTATCGCTTTGTACTGCTTCTGTGCTTGTTTTTTTTGTCTTGTGATCAAAAAAGTAAAGTCGAAAAAGAAGTTGAAGAAATTCCAGTTGATATTAAAGTAGAACGTTTCGATAAAGTGTTTTTTGAAACCAAACCGGAAGATTTAGCCAAAATAAAAAGACAATATCCTTTCTTTTTTCCACCCGGTAATGACGATGCGGTGTGGTTGAAAAAAATGCAGGATCCGATTTGGAGAGAAGTATATACGGAAGTAGAGAAAAAATACTCCAATTTTGAACCGGTAAGAGAAGAGTTTAATGGTTTGTTTCAACACATAAAATATTATTTTCCTGAGGTTAAAACCCCTAAAGTAATTACGGTAATTGCAGAAATGGATTATACGGCCAAAGCAATATATGCGGATAGTCTGGTGATCGTCTCGTTGGAATTGTATTTAGGAAAAGAGCATAAGTTTTATGAGTTTCCAAATTATCTGAAGCAGAATTTTGAAGAAAGACAAATCATGCCGGACGTAGTTTCCAGTTTTGCTTTCAGAAAAATTCCGTCTTCACCGGATCACAGTTTGCTTTCTCAGATGATCTTTGAAGGAAAACAGTTGTATGCAAAAGAGTTACTTTTGCCAAGTTATACAGATGCGGAAAGAATGGGGTATACGCCCGAACAAATAAAATGGTGTGAAGAAAACGAAAGTTATATGTGGCGTTATTTTATAGAAAATGAAATGCTCTACAGTGATGATCCAAAACTAAACACCCGTTTCATTGCACCGGCGCCGTTTTCAAAATTCTTTCTTGAAATCGATAATGATTCACCAGGAAGAGTCGGAGCTTGGATTGGCTGGCAAATGGTGCGCTCTTATATGAAGAATAATAAAGTTACGTTGCCGGAATTATTAAAAACAAATGCAAAAGAAATTTTCGAAAAGTCAAAATATAAACCTAAGAAATAA
- a CDS encoding FtsL-like putative cell division protein, producing the protein MKGGVFSILKARFLLNDDAVKNWRFIVFIILLAIIMIANTQRYEQKVFEIAKLSNDAKELRSEFVDRRSELMKLKMESTISDKMLEKQIFPSTVPPVKIEVEKEEEKSFLKRIWQ; encoded by the coding sequence ATGAAAGGTGGAGTATTTAGCATATTAAAAGCAAGGTTTCTTTTAAATGATGATGCAGTAAAAAACTGGAGATTCATCGTTTTTATTATACTGCTTGCCATAATAATGATTGCGAATACGCAGCGATACGAACAAAAGGTTTTTGAGATTGCGAAGCTCAGTAACGATGCAAAAGAATTGCGATCCGAATTTGTAGATCGACGTTCAGAACTAATGAAGTTGAAAATGGAGTCAACGATATCGGATAAAATGCTCGAGAAGCAAATTTTCCCATCAACCGTTCCTCCTGTGAAAATAGAAGTCGAAAAAGAAGAAGAAAAAAGTTTCCTTAAAAGAATATGGCAGTAG